ggcaatattatTGATACACAAATGCCAAGTATTGATCTTTTACATGTACATTATTAACTTTTAATACCACAATAataaatcatgatgtttttttccaggTGAGGTCAACGGAGCTAGCAGCagttggcaggaagttcatcaaaacaaagatggatgcCCCAAAGTATTCAGAAATGTGCCGACAGCTTTTAAATTAGACGTCTGGACTTAGTTTCGGTTTTAGCATTAGGATGAAATACTCTGGATATACTacaaacatgagggctcacctcacactccaccatccagagatagcgtTAGCCACTGGCAGCCAAGCTAATGCTAAACCTGCTCTGctgaaaaatcaaccaacactggacacacttagcttgacagaactaccatccaactctgaaagagctaagaaaataacacagtccatcatggatcctctggtgatttctACTCCTACTGAATACACAGGTACACACTGATATAGAGATAGATGTGAACACCTCTTCGATGTGaacctcctcctcttcgtctAATTGTTCATTTTCCACTGCACAGCCCACATCTAAATAAACTATCATGACGTCTGACTCATTGATTTAACCTCCCTTCTTTCACCTTTTGCTTTATTGTCTATTTTCATTGCACAGTTTATTTGAATAGGTACCTCTCATCCCTGATCTTTCACATCTCCTCTCCATACTGATCATCCACCCACTAACTGCCTTCTGAGAGAGACAGCTTTTATTTAACTCACTTCCTTCATTACTTTTGGGTTTTATCACCTTTTCAGTTCTCAGCTCAGCGAGCTGACactcaaatgtacttttttaatTCTTCAGCTCTTTCCCACAGATGTTCACGAACTTCTGATGAGCATGTTGTACTCAGGTACCTGAAGTTACCTCATGAGGGCATAGCCCGCTGTCTTTGAAGCCGTCTTAGGTGATGGAGTGGCGCTGTGCCCTGTGGCCACAAAAATACAATGCCAGCTGAGATGAGAAAGAACACACTGCTGCGTCTCTGTGTAAAGATCGCAATCTACTGACTGGTGTTACACCTCACTGAGACTTACACCATGTAATGGAGTATTGCAGGGTCACATGGGGAAAAGATTACAGGCCCTGTCAAGGTGTGCTATGTGTCTCTCAGTCGCTCTCAGCTGTTCAGACTTTCCATAAATGATATTTGATGTGGGTGGAAGGTTAATGTTAAGTGGTTTGTTAGTTTCACAAACATCTCACTTTGTAATTTGCATCTCATACCTGCTAGAGACAAACAGCTACCTGATTGTCAAGTGTGTGCCAGCTCACATGATGAATACAAATAAGTTtgcaaaagaaaagcaaaaagaaacttGAGTTTGTCCTtctctttttttactttaataagACTTTATCAACAGATACATGACCCAGCAGGAAATATTCACagtcatctttaaaaaaaaaaaaaaaaatatgaataattcTTTACTCTTTTAAGTCGTATACATCCTGTAGATTAATAAATAGTATGGCATGACATCAGTATGTACAGTCAGAAACATTTACGAACAGAAATACATTCTTCAGAGCCAGGAGGCCGTGTTTTGAAATCCAGTGCAGATAAGTGGAGGCTGCTGCGGTGATTTGGACTGCTGAAACCATCTGAGTGTACAGCATCGAGTGTAGCATTACAAAGCGTCTATTTACATGTCAAAGCAAGCACGACGTCATCACTTAAAGACACCTCACTGATCCTCTTTGTCCAAAAGATACGATGATACACTTAACAAAATCACATTTGTTCCTCCACCTGTTGCATTATCttttacacatttaaaggaaaagctgtttttaaaaacaatctTGTAGAGTAGTGTTGTAGGTCGGCACCTCTTTGGCACTTTAGAATGCTTCGACTTAGTTTTACAAATGATTATGCATGTATATTCACCCATGAAATTAGTTGCCACTGGGCAAACTTTTGGcaaatcaatgaaaaaaataggACATAAATTACATAACTTACATTGTGCATGTTTTATTTAACCATTGAAGTCACTCTGCCTGTTCTCGCTGGACAGTTTTGGGAGCAGTTTGTATCAAAGATGAGTCCACAGGGGCAGCTAACAGGTTGACTGCTCTTGAattttcaaagtcacttcaCCTTCCCAAGGGGTTTGCATTATGTACCGAAGTTGAATATGCATAAAGAAGCATTAAGAATCTTGTCAAATTAGACAAATTACAAATCTGCTACATTTCCCCCATGCAgctgaaataaacagaaaaggCCCTGTACTTATGTGATATATCAAGGTATCTGACATCAGCACATGTAAGATGGCTAAAATCAACAAAGTTTCAACGGTGCACGAGACTCAGAAAGCTGAGGTGTTTATGGCCTCTGACTTGTTGATTTTTACAGTAACACCAAACAGCTTTCTTTGTCTTATGCACCAAACTGATAACTCATTACTTCTTAACTCAACGACACCTTCTCAAACCCTCCTCATATGCAGCGGTTGTTTTTTCCTTAcagatgattttattttaagtagCAAGAGCCTTCAGGAAAGATGATCTTTTCATAAATCAAGGTATATGCAGCagaattggtgctacatgaccaaaGCAAACAGAGGAAATGGGCTGTGGTATCTGCCTTTGATCAAGAcgcagaaaacctacaactaccagaatgcattgcaCCACACCGGACCAATAAATGCccctgctggtgggtgatgtaatgcaagcatggctgtttttccacaggaaacaaaatggctgGCTGGTTCCAAACaatctcaaattacagttaaatggtaagctaaaatatgtctctgaaaatgttttaggcaagaaataggcaacacagtgacacaggttCTTATTGGTTCTTATTTTATctgcactgcctagttttactgtttgatctcagtatttTAAGCCTCTACTTTACAAAACGGGAAGCTGTATGGCGCCTGCTTCTTTGTTTATAAATCAAAATGGGCACTTTAATGTgtgtctgaagacattttaggcaagaagtAGGCAAAACAGTGTCAGAATCTTGGGtcctgtttatacgacaacgatttcaactgaaaatagTAAACTtaagttgcgttttggccgattgtttacacgacagctgggtttttggtgcctgaaaacgcaccgttttgaaaacgggttccagagtgcaatttgcagtcactaggcatgcgtgACAAAGTTGACAGTGGCGGACTCctgagctctgcttgtgctgctcaccctattgaatttatcaacgcttcaccatcatagtgtagattaactgtagcaactccacctcatcgtccgtccagacaaacgtttgtgcagttgccattttgtttgtttatacatcgccGCTCTGTAGAAGGACACGTGAGCatcacaccgccaactactggcctggcatgtatactgcagcgtttttggtcatttttgcggcTCCATGTGCACGGagattgttatcaaaacgttgtCCTCTAAATgcagaacttttttcaaaacgaaaaagagaaacgattctgttttcagtggatcgtttttgtgtaaacatggtTTACATTTGATCAGATGTGCttaattttactgtttgatctgagtttgagaaAATCGAGGGAAGGTTTCTGTCTCGATCCGTTTCTATGCCGTTTGTGATTGCGGGTATACGAAAATGcgaaagtacaatctgtagtgcAGCAACAGCCCCAGCGAAACGCGTTATCCAGTtgatttgagctgagagatgagcaggggaGAACTGGGCGCTGgtaagtttaccacagttcatttgcACACACTACTCACATTGTTGTGACataaagctggttgaaaatcagcaaagcatCCCTTAAACAAGATTAAAGTAATTTATACTTacgaaaaacaaacataaagatATAATAATCTTGGGAATGTTTGCATTCAATATGTTTTGTAGCCCCCATGAAGCAAACTCCAACCTTGTTGAACCCCACTGCTGTGCAGCACATGGCATCACAGGAATATTCATTCTCTTAGTTTCAGGACATGAACCCAAACCCCGTTGGCCTGTCTTGGCAGCGTCGACACAGCAGGGACTTCCATTTCCAAGGTAGGGGGCAACGAAATGTAATAACAGTGACAAAGTACATTTACATCTTCACACTCTAACAAATAACAGAAATCACATCCTGAAGAACAACACCTGgcacacaatacacacatgcaaatctCTCTTTatatctctctcacactcactcactcacacacacacacacacacacacacacacacacacacacacgcacacaaacacactcacacacacactgcaccgCTGCCACTCCCTGAAGGAGTGCAGACCAGTGCCACAAATTCTACAGTGCTTTCTTTGTCATCCAGAGTATGAATACAATATAAGGCAATTGTAAATGTCtattatatttatatgtgtgcatgtattcCGGGCGTGTGAGCCCCCATGTTGTTCACATTTGGATCAGTACAAGCACTtgaggctggtgtgtgtgtgtgtgttttccactCCACCAGTGGTGCTTTTGAAATGCTGCTGAGTGTGTTGTATGAATACTGGATGGCACTTGCTGAAATAATCCAACAAGAAAATGAACTGTTTGACAAAAATCGAAGTTCTATTGATGCGTGCTGACAAAGTAGATAGAGGCTTACAGCTTTTTGTGGTTTGCACTTTTCTCATCCTGTTTCTTTTTGTCCCAGTTGAATAAAGGCAAGTGCTGCACTCACATGTGCAGAACAGTTTTTCTATTAGGCCCTGACAGAAATAATGGCTTTGGGTGAGTGTTATCATCTTGTGACTGATAGTTTTTCAAATCATATCCACATTTTTTTGACAGTCATGCGTTTAGAAGCTAACTGTGGATTCCGTCCAGCCGTTTGAGCCGTCTCCCTTCATGGTGCTGGCTGTGCGGCCTCTTGTAGGCTGACTGTCGGTCAGGCCGAAGAGGCGCGCCGCTGCGCCCCTGTACTTCCAGGACATGGTGTTGTAGAGGATGGGGTTGATGGCGGCGCTCAGATAGAAGAGAACCACGGACACCAAACTGCAGTACTCGGACAACACAGACAGCAGCGGGGACGGTGCGTCCAGAAAGCGGAACTGCAGGTAGCGACCCACATGGAACGGCAACCAGCATAGAACGAAGGCCAGGACCACCACCACTGACGGAGGGAGGAGGATGAGCaggtggggaggaggaggaggaggaggaggaggaaaaggagagggaggggtggagaGAGGAGTCATTAGTGTAATCGTTGCTTAATATAGATGAATGTTCACTATGATGACAAATTCAGCCTGGACGAGGTGaggccctgtgtgtgtgcgtaatctGCGCGCTCTCCAAACTTACCCAGCATCTTGATGGTCTGCCTGTTGCTTTTATCCCGGTGAGCCACACGGGAGCTgatgtttgtctctctgtgccTCTGCCACAGCCTGCGGCCTATGAGGCTGTAGAGCACTGTGAGACAGAAGACCGGCATGAAGAAGAACACAGAGCTTAACCACACCATGGCCCCCATCAGGCCCGACTCCACTGCGTAATGCGTCATCTTACACTCCCGGGTGTCCGTTTCCTCCGGGGAGAAGCCAGTCTCATTCATTCCCGAGCTGTAATCTGGCCACATACTGTCACGCTCCACTCCCACCATGACAAACACAGGCCCGGCGCTCAGCAGAGACACTGTCCAGAGTAGCAGAATGAGGGCGCGCACCCGCCTTTTGGTAACCAGGGCCTTGGCACGCAGCGGGAAACAAATGGCCAGGTAGCGCTCCACTGAGAGCGCAGTGATGCTCAGGATGGTGGAGTAGGTGCATGACTCTGACACGAACTGAAAGAGCTTGCAGAGCGCGGCCCCAAACCGCCAGGGCCTGTACCTCCACATCCGGTAAAGGTCCAGTGGCATACAGAGGAAGATGAACAGGTCTGACACGGCCATGCTACACAGGTACAGGTTAGTGGTAGTGCGCATGTCCCTGTACTTACTGACCACCAAGATGGTCATGACGTTCCCGGTCACCCCGATCAGAAACAGCAGCGTGCAGGCGACGGTGATGACAGTGAGGAGAGGGATTGAGTAGTAATTAAGAGGAGGCAGGCCAAGGTCAGCGTTCCTTGTGGCGTTGTGGGTCTCCTCCCAGCTGCAGTTATGGGAGAGGCACAGCGAGAGATTGGGCCAAGAGGGCATGCTGTCGTTGCGCGGTTATTCACGGGGCCGTGCCTGGCCCTTACTGCTGAAGGCACCCCGGGTCTGGGACTCCTCACGCCCATTGACGCTGCCCTTTCCTCCCATCATCAGTGTTTGAGGTGCAGAGGTGATGGCACAGATTGGCAGCCGTGCGTAAAACCAAAAAATCCTTGCGTAAAGCTTGTTTACAGAGAAGGGTAAACAAGTTGCAGTTATGAGCGGAACTTCTGAGGACCTCCAGTGAGCAGACAGTCCTCTGCAGAGTCTGACACAAACACCTGGCTATTTTAGGTAACTCCAAATTATCCTCTTCATCTGAAACACGCACTCGAAAGTGGTCCAGTAATATTTGGTGCTTGTTCAAAAGAGGTGTGGGCGTGCTGGGTTCAAAATAAGCTACATGCTGGATATTTTGCGCATCACCAAACGAAATCAATGCGGATTCTAATCAAAATAGatgcagcagaaaaaaataaataaataaaacacaaacatctgttgaactaaaaacatttaaaataaaaatctaactTAAATACAAGTTATCTCCCGCGTCCTTTCAGTCAGTGAGAGCCACCAGCAGCTGAGTGCTTTGGGAAAACTGAACCGTGAGGATCCTTCATGCGCCAGACAGTCCCAAAGAGTTCCCATCACCAGCGGCGCGGATCGGCAGACGCAccgggcagcagcagcagcatgtgaTGGTGAGTCAGAGGCAGGGTCGCAATGATGCGGCGGCAGCGGTGAACATCTGTCCTGGAAAGGACACAGGAGCTCAAACTCGGCCAAAGACGAACGGATAAACAACCAccacagtgaaaacaaacactgtgtgacGGAACGGAGACAGTTTTGTAAAAGTCACAAGCACCACGAAGGAACGTCGCATTGTCAACATGATCATGCAAATAAGACTTTGAAGGATTTAAGTGGAATAAAAGTAGTTGAGAAAGACGAAGAAATTCAGCCTGGCTCTCCAGATCTGCTCCTCTAGTTGTGGTGCGTATCCAGTGTGTGGATCCTGACTCCCAGTGAGCAAAACATCATATAGGACAGGTGAAGCGGTGCTGCTCAAGGGAGGGTGGTGTGGGGGTCTACAGAGAGTCGAGTGCTGCAACGCCACCTACAGGTGCTTTAGCGCAGTGATAACAGGGGGTTGATGCTCACCAGTTTCACAAAATCTGTTTACCATTAAGTCTTGCAGAGAGCAAACGGGAGAGAAGGGAGACCTTTGAGCCTCCGTGCAGGATCAGGATCAATTTAGTCATCAGCATCAAATTGTAAGATCCTATCTGGCTCTTGCTTCTTTAAATGATCTACTTATTGTGATTAAGGTTTCGAAAGTACAGTTTTTGCCCTGTGGAGTCATATATGTGATGCTTACTATCTCAGAGCTGACCTCTGCCCAGATAAGATCATTTAACTCCACTGCCTCAAAGACTTAAATTACATTATCGTGATGTCTGGATTTAACTCAAGGCTCCAATTGGCCTTTTGCAGAATGAGAAAAGGGGCCGTGACCATCCCTGTTACCAAAGTGTTTGCAAATGTGTCACCTGCTGCAGAGTTTTATATGCAAAGAGCATTTAAAGCAGGTTGAGACACATAAACTGCAATTTATAGCACATGGAGAATATCCATAATTCAGCCAGAACAAAACTACTGCACTATATGATGACATGAAAGCAGAATGACTTGAGTAACTTACTTAATGACACATAGATATAGAGTGTATCACCTCCTAATAACTGGCAAGATGACTGGCTATTCTGCTGAAGGCAGCAAGCAGTAACTATGGAAACAGTAAGTTGAGAAAAAGGGTTTGAAGGTTCTCAGCCAAACCGTGTAACATATAAATTCTTAAAATACTGTTAAGAATAAATTTTCATAAACTACTGCACATAATGTTTGAGCAATGTAAAATGCagaatgttatttttattgtatcttatatttaatttaatttcaattttaatttaaatttcaattttaatttaatttttaatttttaatttttatttatttatttttttcattctttttttaaatttttattcactttttattatttttttgcacttGGAGCACCCTTTTTAATGTGCGCGGATGTTCTgaataaattgacttttttttttaaattgatctCAGACAATATTGCAAATGGAtaaactgaatgtaaacagattATAAATAGGAATAAAGTAAATGCATAACCTATACAAatgggttctatgttccccacttaaccctgcaaaaaaggttctatgttccccgcttacacaaaaaaggctctatgtttcccgggttctatgtttcccgctcaGCCAAGCGGGAAACagagaaccctttttgtgtgagcagggaacatagaagctttttttgcagtgttaagtggggaacatagaacccgggaaacatagaaccctggaaacatagggatgacccccagCCAAATACCCACAGAGTAAAAGGCAGGTCCTGAAAAGTCGGCGGAACCGAAAGAACAAGGTCATCAGATACCCGGCTGGTATAATAAGCTGGCCAAAGGGGGAGACAGACGCCACTGATATCAAGACGAAACAGCTTCTCACAATGCATGCAGGGTTTCACCCCAaatccagcaccctgagactgtacactaagTGTAGCGAAGGGGGCCAAAGACTAGTAAGCATCAGAGCCGCTTTCCAGGACGCAACAACgatgagctgctaagtgaatTCCTCAGGCAGCAGAAACCCAAGAATGCAGAAGACAGTCACCGGCTCAAGCCtccatccggaccaaatatggagaaTGGACTGGCAGCTGCAGAGGaaccagtttgcctcctggacATTGCCAAAGTGCTATTGAGCAAGGCGCAAACCCCCTAACTGATCATGCCACCCgtccaagggcagccccctcgctctgacatctctccatttaatgcatgtataggtcctatt
This Epinephelus lanceolatus isolate andai-2023 chromosome 15, ASM4190304v1, whole genome shotgun sequence DNA region includes the following protein-coding sequences:
- the ghsra gene encoding growth hormone secretagogue receptor a yields the protein MPSWPNLSLCLSHNCSWEETHNATRNADLGLPPLNYYSIPLLTVITVACTLLFLIGVTGNVMTILVVSKYRDMRTTTNLYLCSMAVSDLFIFLCMPLDLYRMWRYRPWRFGAALCKLFQFVSESCTYSTILSITALSVERYLAICFPLRAKALVTKRRVRALILLLWTVSLLSAGPVFVMVGVERDSMWPDYSSGMNETGFSPEETDTRECKMTHYAVESGLMGAMVWLSSVFFFMPVFCLTVLYSLIGRRLWQRHRETNISSRVAHRDKSNRQTIKMLVVVVLAFVLCWLPFHVGRYLQFRFLDAPSPLLSVLSEYCSLVSVVLFYLSAAINPILYNTMSWKYRGAAARLFGLTDSQPTRGRTASTMKGDGSNGWTESTVSF